In one Chryseobacterium camelliae genomic region, the following are encoded:
- the tssD gene encoding type VI secretion system tube protein TssD: protein MALNSRGILKFNGGEGQKLLKLNYSVSRSTDVSGRVASDPSNAIIKLTVEATEKSDILESLLNGKYKPTSGEITFNKSHEEGTLITLNWENGYVIQHEVDFDAVDENSMYVSFIVSAEKINYGNSAYEGLWPSS from the coding sequence ATGGCACTAAATTCAAGAGGAATTCTAAAATTCAACGGAGGCGAAGGTCAAAAATTATTAAAGCTGAACTACAGCGTATCCAGATCTACAGACGTTTCAGGTAGAGTAGCTTCGGATCCTTCCAATGCAATCATTAAACTTACCGTGGAAGCAACAGAAAAATCTGATATCCTGGAAAGCTTACTGAACGGAAAATACAAGCCAACCAGCGGAGAAATTACCTTCAACAAATCTCATGAAGAAGGAACCCTGATTACTTTGAACTGGGAGAACGGATATGTTATTCAGCACGAAGTAGACTTTGATGCGGTAGACGAAAATTCTATGTATGTAAGCTTCATCGTAAGTGCAGAGAAGATCAATTATGGTAATTCTGCTTATGAAGGACTTTGGCCATCAAGCTAA
- a CDS encoding type VI secretion system Vgr family protein yields the protein MKNLATTSGLPSAEQKIWTQQPTSKIHNAAAIPTSEILGINRVVKLDIVIEGKEIQHFKHFKLTQSAVKHHEFSLTLSHDTLGSAENHNLEEAQNFLGKRITVIFKYKDVIEGPERNFVGVITEVGFSQEKGSLGDIVLTGYSPTILLDVAPNIQSFGGPQEVSLNSIADQVIKEGLGQNKYDYRVDSKYGNVTYSSQYEETHYNYLARMAEAYGEQFFYDGEVLHFGKLPPQEKPVKLTYGSSVNDVKIKMKAQHVHPTFYGYNSSKNEKLTTGNSTIKHTSDIAKRAYEISEKTFQTPSLRVAPIKAVSFMDIDASQKGTAGSKASEVFVTSATTTVPFLYPGCIADIEMRKTDTNDTSYFTKLMITKVVHEVDARGYYDGHFEAIAADTGYIPRPEFHLPKAEPQFAKVISNTDPLNQGRVQVQFDWQNGNSTTEFIRVMSPDAGSSDKVNKNRGFMSVPEVGDQVIVSFVHQHPDRPFVMGGMFHGGIGTGGGVGNNIMSFSGRSGAELKYDNGAGSMNLKDQGGANMFFDGAGNVVHNANNDSTKTVGNNKTDKIGNNKKLEVGCDHIADVGNKHQVDVGKKSIFTMDSAGVIDLTGAQKITIKVGSSEIVITGSKISITSTEVDIKAGSATANFKGKTAITGKPVDIN from the coding sequence ATGAAGAATCTGGCTACGACTTCAGGTCTGCCTTCAGCAGAACAAAAGATATGGACTCAGCAACCGACTTCCAAAATACACAATGCAGCTGCGATTCCGACAAGTGAAATTCTGGGAATCAATCGTGTAGTAAAGCTCGATATTGTTATAGAAGGAAAAGAAATACAACATTTTAAGCATTTTAAACTAACACAGAGTGCAGTTAAGCATCACGAATTTTCACTTACCCTGTCCCATGATACATTAGGAAGCGCAGAGAACCATAATCTGGAAGAAGCTCAAAACTTTCTGGGAAAGAGAATTACGGTTATTTTCAAATATAAAGATGTCATAGAAGGACCGGAACGCAACTTTGTAGGAGTAATTACAGAAGTAGGATTCAGCCAGGAAAAAGGAAGTCTTGGTGATATTGTTCTCACAGGATACAGCCCTACCATTCTTTTGGATGTAGCTCCCAATATACAGAGTTTCGGCGGACCTCAGGAAGTAAGCCTGAATAGTATTGCAGACCAGGTGATCAAAGAAGGTCTTGGACAAAATAAATACGATTACAGAGTAGATTCCAAATATGGGAACGTGACTTACAGTTCCCAGTATGAAGAAACCCATTATAATTATTTGGCAAGAATGGCGGAAGCTTATGGAGAACAGTTTTTTTATGACGGAGAAGTTCTTCATTTTGGTAAACTTCCACCTCAGGAAAAACCTGTAAAACTTACTTACGGAAGCAGTGTGAATGATGTTAAAATTAAAATGAAGGCACAGCACGTTCATCCTACTTTTTACGGATACAACAGCAGTAAGAACGAAAAACTGACCACAGGAAATTCTACAATTAAGCATACCTCTGATATTGCCAAACGCGCTTACGAAATCTCGGAAAAAACCTTTCAGACTCCTTCATTAAGAGTAGCTCCTATTAAAGCCGTATCTTTTATGGATATTGATGCCTCTCAAAAGGGTACGGCAGGAAGTAAAGCATCTGAAGTTTTCGTTACCTCAGCAACCACAACGGTTCCATTCTTATATCCGGGTTGTATTGCAGATATAGAGATGCGAAAAACCGATACCAACGATACTTCATATTTCACAAAATTAATGATTACGAAGGTCGTTCATGAAGTGGATGCAAGAGGATATTATGACGGACATTTCGAAGCTATTGCCGCTGATACAGGATATATTCCTCGTCCTGAATTTCATCTTCCGAAGGCAGAACCCCAGTTTGCTAAAGTGATTTCCAATACAGATCCTTTAAATCAGGGAAGAGTACAGGTACAATTCGATTGGCAAAACGGAAACTCAACCACAGAATTTATCCGTGTCATGTCTCCTGATGCCGGAAGCAGCGATAAAGTAAATAAAAACCGTGGTTTTATGTCTGTTCCGGAAGTAGGTGATCAGGTAATCGTGAGTTTTGTTCACCAGCATCCGGATCGTCCGTTTGTGATGGGAGGGATGTTTCACGGGGGTATTGGTACAGGTGGAGGAGTAGGAAATAATATCATGAGTTTCAGCGGAAGGAGTGGTGCCGAATTAAAATATGACAACGGAGCCGGCTCAATGAATCTTAAAGATCAGGGAGGTGCCAATATGTTTTTTGATGGAGCGGGAAATGTAGTGCATAATGCCAATAATGATAGTACCAAAACTGTTGGTAATAATAAAACGGATAAAATTGGAAACAATAAAAAACTTGAAGTCGGGTGCGATCATATTGCAGATGTTGGAAATAAACATCAGGTAGATGTAGGTAAAAAAAGTATATTCACTATGGATAGTGCCGGAGTTATTGATTTAACCGGAGCACAAAAAATTACTATTAAAGTGGGAAGCAGTGAGATTGTAATTACCGGGAGTAAAATTTCAATCACAAGTACTGAAGTTGATATCAAAGCAGGAAGTGCAACAGCTAATTTTAAAGGAAAAACTGCGATTACCGGAAAACCTGTAGATATAAACTAA
- a CDS encoding LysM peptidoglycan-binding domain-containing protein, which translates to MKELIRYKIQREDTLESIAAKHGLSIKELVTFHNQSCGVTETILNDYLPLHLEHIFLEIKTEEKQQKSNNTTTSNKARYRAEQTVITKINGIIQNHADTKREFFVIKEYNNSKLLIKTALVENIIKINPMALQDAMNIICEVDLLKCDAILEPDLKTGKIKKVRNHDEIIKRWKKYRNNLESKFGFIRSDTTKNDFKRFIDASENVIINEENLKTDFNAKLFFDLFFDKYLVSKDNLFDSFNKKLNSQLLENIPVELKFRQDILSETEDTVTVRKVGELNKNSLNIDGLKKSYEERYLPIVGYKFSEYNFSMREHTILDVTNQWIEDSEVTIIEEVKNNVQILISYKLKKIET; encoded by the coding sequence ATGAAGGAATTGATAAGATATAAAATTCAAAGAGAGGATACATTAGAATCAATAGCAGCAAAACATGGTTTATCTATTAAAGAGCTGGTAACCTTTCATAATCAAAGCTGTGGAGTAACAGAAACTATTTTGAATGACTATTTGCCATTACATTTAGAACATATATTTCTAGAAATAAAGACGGAGGAAAAACAGCAAAAATCAAATAATACTACCACTAGTAATAAGGCAAGATATAGAGCAGAGCAGACAGTTATAACCAAGATTAATGGTATTATTCAAAATCATGCAGATACCAAAAGAGAATTTTTCGTTATAAAAGAATATAATAATAGCAAGTTATTAATAAAAACCGCCTTAGTTGAAAACATTATAAAAATAAATCCTATGGCTTTGCAGGATGCAATGAATATTATCTGTGAAGTTGATTTATTAAAGTGTGATGCTATCTTAGAACCTGATCTAAAGACTGGAAAAATTAAAAAAGTCCGCAACCATGATGAGATTATTAAAAGATGGAAGAAATATAGAAATAATTTAGAATCTAAGTTTGGCTTTATTCGCTCTGATACGACCAAGAATGATTTCAAACGTTTTATTGATGCATCTGAAAATGTAATTATTAATGAAGAAAATTTAAAAACCGATTTTAACGCAAAACTTTTTTTTGATTTATTTTTTGATAAATATTTAGTTTCTAAAGATAATTTGTTTGACTCATTTAACAAAAAATTAAATTCCCAATTATTGGAGAATATACCAGTGGAATTAAAGTTCAGACAAGATATTCTTTCCGAAACGGAAGATACTGTTACAGTAAGAAAAGTAGGGGAACTTAATAAAAACAGTTTAAATATTGACGGACTAAAAAAATCGTATGAAGAAAGATACTTGCCAATAGTGGGATATAAATTTTCAGAATATAATTTTAGTATGCGTGAACATACAATTTTAGACGTAACGAATCAATGGATTGAAGATTCTGAAGTAACAATTATTGAAGAAGTTAAAAATAATGTACAGATATTGATAAGTTATAAACTTAAAAAAATAGAAACATAA
- a CDS encoding PAAR-like protein, which translates to MAESFVPQETTVVCTNMTNGAPQKLGMYERTSITIYRSKEQPLLNKLDRKLSGSFQCKTSMKFWGGLQVLCAVLAVGALAIATVATGGAALALVAAVVAVTAATASVGSGIVAIYKAAHDCDATLTSNWEEFHKIVNIEKSNALLNKSFMSCSKGGIVTIIMDPVLAQEAATQISDGNNKEVLAHFGAQAVMGVITVATTFSPIGILVGAPLAVYNYWNGESDKQKIRDANTKLRFTSQAQNNKSLLEQGWDATKQEGVNGVIGTPGALVEEGITVTARNQALLRQAQQYGMEAIERQAAGRVASAESARLAQDILMRSQSTAFNWKGLGGGLVKGFIGGMINFGIDYSVDQYEESKNNESIDIALSADDVNAAGDKNDKGGINIIAQEG; encoded by the coding sequence ATGGCAGAGTCTTTCGTACCACAGGAAACTACAGTAGTATGTACTAATATGACCAACGGGGCTCCTCAAAAGCTAGGTATGTATGAACGTACATCAATTACAATATACAGATCAAAAGAGCAACCTTTACTTAATAAACTGGATAGGAAACTTTCTGGTTCATTCCAATGTAAAACTTCAATGAAGTTTTGGGGAGGCCTGCAGGTATTATGTGCTGTTTTGGCAGTAGGAGCTTTGGCTATTGCTACTGTTGCTACCGGAGGAGCTGCACTTGCATTGGTTGCAGCGGTGGTTGCAGTTACAGCAGCTACCGCGAGTGTAGGTTCTGGAATTGTAGCAATTTATAAAGCTGCTCATGATTGTGATGCTACGTTAACATCCAATTGGGAAGAATTTCATAAAATAGTAAATATTGAAAAGTCCAATGCGTTATTGAATAAATCCTTCATGAGCTGCAGTAAAGGAGGAATTGTTACCATTATTATGGATCCTGTATTAGCACAAGAAGCTGCTACTCAGATCAGTGACGGTAACAATAAAGAAGTGCTTGCTCATTTTGGAGCACAGGCTGTAATGGGAGTAATAACAGTAGCTACAACCTTTTCCCCCATAGGAATTTTAGTAGGAGCACCATTGGCTGTATATAATTACTGGAATGGTGAGAGTGATAAGCAGAAAATAAGAGATGCTAATACAAAACTAAGATTTACAAGTCAGGCACAAAATAATAAATCTCTTTTGGAACAAGGTTGGGATGCTACAAAACAGGAAGGTGTAAATGGAGTTATAGGAACACCGGGTGCTTTGGTAGAGGAAGGAATAACGGTTACAGCAAGGAATCAGGCTTTATTGAGACAAGCTCAGCAATATGGTATGGAAGCAATAGAAAGGCAGGCTGCTGGTAGAGTTGCTTCTGCTGAATCTGCTAGATTAGCACAGGATATTTTAATGAGGTCTCAATCTACTGCATTTAATTGGAAAGGATTAGGCGGAGGGCTGGTAAAAGGTTTTATTGGAGGAATGATTAACTTTGGAATTGATTATTCTGTAGATCAATATGAAGAAAGTAAAAATAATGAAAGTATAGATATAGCATTATCAGCGGATGATGTTAATGCAGCTGGAGACAAAAACGATAAAGGTGGGATTAATATAATTGCACAAGAAGGATAA
- the polA gene encoding DNA polymerase I — translation MDATQDKRLFLIDAYAMIFRGYYALIRNPRLTSKGLDTSAIFGFTNSLIELIRREKPTHLAVVFDVGRASVRTDDFADYKANRSETPEAIKIAVPYIHKILEAMHIPILGVEGYEADDVIGTIACKAEKEGYTTFMVTPDKDFAQLVTDKIKIYKPGLKGGDVEILGVEEVKAKYEIEDPKQVIDYLAMMGDAVDNIPGLEGVGEKTAMKFLKEFGSIENLLANTDQLKGKLKEKVEASAERGILSKKLATIICDAPIEFHQEQYDLETPDFEKVKEVFDEIEFRRLYENLYRAFAPATITTTIVAEVEVTVTETTPQQKVAQAVGQLDLFATYEELEQATSTKSTIEQNDHLYQFVNNPKAQKMLVDNLLKQQVVCFDTETTSLNELEAELVGMSFSYKKGLAYYIPLSENRDEVLQTLEIFRPFFEKEDLVKVAHNLKFDYKILKQYDITVKGAMFDTMIAHYLLNPDGRHGMDYLSEVYLNYKPVSIETIIGKKGKNQGNFRDADVRTQTDYAAEDADVTFQLYELFAPQLKKENLEELFFSIEMPLMEVLAKMELAGISLDEKWLAQESIDLENDLKQLESKIFELSGEEFNMNSPRQLGDILFEKMQLDPKAKKTKTGQYATSEDVLQKLASKHEIIQHILEYRTYQKLKSTYVDALPSQIEKTDNRVHTNFSQTTAATGRLASVNPNLQNIPIRTLRGQQIRGAFVSGEGKKIISADYSQIELRLIAEISGEDNMIKAFQNGEDIHASTAAKLFKIPLEEVSKTQRSQAKTVNFGIIYGQGAFALAEQTGLSRTEAKQMIEAYFETYPKLKQYMAEQVNKARETGYVETILGRKRHLKDINSNNFVVRGHAERNAVNAPVQGSAADVVKMAMIKIQKELEKEKLQTKMLLQVHDELVFEAPIDEIEVATNIIKMEMENAIETQVPLLVEVGVGNNWLEAH, via the coding sequence ATGGACGCAACTCAAGATAAAAGGTTATTTCTCATCGATGCCTATGCAATGATTTTTAGAGGATATTATGCATTGATCAGAAATCCGAGGCTTACAAGTAAAGGATTAGACACTTCTGCTATTTTCGGTTTTACCAACTCTTTAATAGAGCTGATCAGAAGAGAAAAGCCGACTCATTTGGCAGTGGTTTTTGATGTAGGAAGAGCAAGCGTAAGAACTGATGATTTTGCAGATTATAAAGCCAACAGAAGCGAAACTCCGGAAGCCATTAAAATTGCAGTTCCATACATTCATAAAATTCTGGAAGCCATGCATATTCCAATTTTGGGAGTGGAAGGATATGAAGCCGATGACGTGATAGGAACCATTGCCTGTAAAGCAGAAAAAGAAGGTTACACCACCTTTATGGTGACACCTGATAAAGATTTTGCACAATTGGTTACCGATAAAATTAAAATATATAAACCCGGATTAAAAGGGGGAGATGTTGAAATTTTAGGAGTGGAAGAAGTCAAAGCAAAATATGAAATCGAAGATCCGAAGCAGGTGATCGACTATCTTGCTATGATGGGGGATGCAGTCGATAATATTCCGGGATTGGAAGGAGTAGGTGAAAAAACAGCGATGAAATTCCTGAAGGAATTCGGAAGCATTGAAAATCTTTTAGCCAATACCGACCAATTAAAAGGGAAATTAAAAGAAAAAGTAGAAGCTTCGGCAGAACGAGGAATTCTATCAAAAAAATTGGCAACCATTATCTGTGATGCGCCTATTGAATTCCACCAGGAACAATACGATCTGGAAACACCCGATTTTGAAAAAGTAAAAGAAGTTTTCGACGAAATCGAATTCAGAAGACTATACGAAAATCTTTACCGTGCTTTTGCTCCTGCAACGATTACAACGACTATTGTTGCTGAGGTCGAAGTGACCGTAACGGAAACTACACCGCAACAAAAAGTGGCACAGGCAGTAGGTCAACTAGACTTATTTGCAACGTATGAAGAATTAGAACAGGCGACTTCCACAAAATCTACCATCGAGCAGAACGATCATTTGTATCAATTCGTAAATAATCCGAAAGCGCAGAAGATGTTAGTAGATAATTTATTGAAGCAACAGGTAGTTTGTTTCGATACAGAAACAACTTCCTTGAATGAATTGGAAGCCGAACTGGTAGGGATGAGTTTTTCTTATAAAAAAGGATTGGCATATTATATTCCTTTGTCCGAAAACAGAGATGAGGTTTTACAAACGCTAGAAATTTTCAGACCTTTCTTCGAAAAGGAAGACTTGGTAAAAGTTGCCCATAATTTAAAATTCGATTATAAAATTCTTAAACAGTACGATATTACCGTAAAAGGAGCCATGTTCGATACGATGATCGCGCATTACCTTCTCAATCCGGACGGAAGACACGGAATGGATTATCTTTCAGAAGTGTACCTGAATTATAAACCGGTGTCAATAGAAACGATTATCGGTAAAAAGGGAAAAAATCAGGGTAATTTCAGAGATGCAGACGTAAGAACTCAGACCGATTATGCTGCAGAAGATGCTGATGTAACTTTTCAATTGTATGAGTTGTTTGCCCCTCAATTAAAAAAGGAAAACCTGGAAGAATTATTCTTCAGCATAGAAATGCCATTGATGGAAGTCTTGGCAAAAATGGAATTGGCAGGAATTTCTCTGGATGAAAAATGGCTGGCTCAGGAAAGTATCGATTTAGAGAATGATTTAAAGCAATTAGAATCAAAAATATTTGAACTTTCAGGAGAGGAATTTAATATGAATTCTCCAAGACAGTTAGGAGATATCTTATTTGAAAAAATGCAGCTTGATCCGAAAGCTAAAAAGACAAAAACAGGTCAGTATGCTACTTCCGAAGATGTTCTTCAAAAATTGGCTTCAAAACATGAAATTATCCAGCATATTCTGGAGTACAGGACCTACCAGAAATTAAAATCGACTTATGTGGATGCATTGCCGTCACAGATTGAAAAAACAGATAACCGCGTTCATACCAACTTTTCACAGACTACGGCAGCAACAGGCCGTTTGGCGAGTGTAAACCCGAATTTGCAGAATATTCCGATCAGAACTTTGAGAGGTCAGCAAATTCGTGGAGCTTTTGTTTCCGGAGAAGGGAAAAAGATTATTTCTGCCGATTATTCACAAATTGAATTACGTTTAATTGCTGAAATTTCAGGAGAGGATAATATGATCAAAGCGTTCCAGAATGGTGAAGATATCCACGCTTCTACAGCGGCGAAATTGTTTAAGATTCCGTTGGAAGAAGTTTCAAAAACGCAGAGAAGTCAGGCAAAAACAGTCAACTTCGGGATTATTTACGGACAAGGAGCTTTTGCATTGGCGGAACAAACCGGTTTATCCAGAACGGAAGCCAAACAAATGATCGAAGCATATTTTGAGACGTATCCAAAGCTGAAACAATATATGGCTGAACAGGTCAACAAAGCCCGTGAAACCGGCTATGTGGAAACTATTTTAGGAAGAAAACGTCATTTAAAGGATATTAATTCCAACAACTTTGTCGTTCGTGGTCATGCCGAAAGAAATGCGGTCAATGCTCCGGTTCAGGGAAGCGCGGCAGATGTGGTGAAAATGGCAATGATAAAAATTCAGAAAGAGCTGGAAAAAGAAAAACTTCAGACCAAAATGTTACTTCAGGTGCATGACGAATTGGTGTTTGAAGCACCAATTGATGAAATTGAAGTCGCTACGAATATTATCAAAATGGAAATGGAAAACGCCATAGAAACACAGGTTCCGTTATTGGTAGAAGTTGGTGTTGGAAATAACTGGCTGGAAGCACATTAA
- a CDS encoding GLPGLI family protein: MKKILAVFLLLLFTTVFSQTQRFIYELGIMLNGKEKKMNMVLDIDKDFVKFYDYKFLEMDSISKKTGQNWQANTLSDQLIIRKANSFDNQSFHDNMYDYFVINSTDKMNWKIGTETKKADQYILQKATTNFGGREWTAWFSAEIPLQEGPYKFKGLPGLIFELSDVNNDFKYKLIKNTNIPETYSTLNFLETHYGNKPIPVSLKQYHKVKLDYYADPVKDMSNSLKNGGTVIISGEKITTQDQLDQKKKHLQNMIKQYYNPIEKDTAIPYPTT; encoded by the coding sequence ATGAAAAAAATATTAGCAGTATTTCTTTTACTGCTCTTTACCACTGTGTTTTCTCAAACCCAGAGATTTATTTATGAATTGGGAATCATGCTCAATGGAAAAGAGAAAAAAATGAATATGGTTTTGGATATCGACAAAGATTTTGTAAAATTCTATGATTACAAATTTCTTGAAATGGATTCTATCAGTAAGAAAACCGGACAAAACTGGCAAGCCAATACATTGAGTGATCAATTAATTATCCGGAAAGCCAATTCATTCGACAACCAGTCTTTTCATGATAATATGTACGACTATTTCGTCATCAACTCTACTGATAAAATGAACTGGAAAATCGGTACTGAAACAAAAAAAGCAGATCAATATATTCTGCAAAAAGCTACCACAAATTTCGGAGGAAGGGAATGGACGGCATGGTTTTCTGCAGAAATCCCTTTACAGGAAGGACCTTATAAGTTTAAGGGATTACCAGGACTTATTTTTGAACTTTCGGATGTAAATAATGATTTTAAATATAAACTTATAAAAAATACCAATATTCCGGAAACGTATTCTACGCTTAACTTCTTAGAAACTCATTACGGTAATAAGCCAATTCCAGTAAGCCTTAAGCAATATCATAAGGTAAAACTTGATTATTACGCTGATCCTGTAAAAGATATGAGTAACAGCTTAAAAAATGGCGGAACCGTTATTATTTCAGGGGAAAAGATAACCACTCAGGATCAGCTTGATCAAAAAAAGAAACATCTTCAAAATATGATCAAGCAATATTATAATCCTATAGAGAAAGATACGGCAATTCCTTATCCTACGACATAG
- a CDS encoding immunity 22 family protein, translating into MNTEVLDFWVGNFNNEDDFYNFVEEDENFYLEEDSDDVFVSKFAESQSTIWFDQDLIEYGFDDSHMGLFEKFADFSFAEDWLPVLVQRINEMNLKFDINSLLFVSQGQIPKPASIENDDFSLVYLGGIEFAY; encoded by the coding sequence ATGAATACAGAAGTATTAGATTTTTGGGTAGGGAATTTCAATAATGAAGACGATTTTTACAATTTTGTAGAAGAGGATGAAAACTTTTATCTGGAAGAAGATTCTGATGATGTTTTTGTTTCAAAATTTGCCGAGTCACAAAGTACCATCTGGTTTGATCAGGATTTAATTGAATATGGTTTTGATGATTCCCATATGGGGCTTTTCGAGAAGTTTGCAGACTTTTCTTTTGCAGAAGACTGGCTTCCTGTATTGGTTCAGAGAATCAATGAAATGAACCTGAAATTTGACATCAATTCTTTACTCTTTGTAAGCCAGGGACAAATTCCTAAACCGGCATCTATTGAAAATGATGATTTTTCTTTAGTGTATTTGGGCGGAATAGAGTTTGCATACTAA
- a CDS encoding YdeI/OmpD-associated family protein: protein MSATFFPTPQDFRNWLEKNHQNKKELLVGFFKVGTKKPSMTWSESVDQALCFGWIDGVRKSIDNESYSIRFTPRKPTSIWSAINIKKMDDLTKAGLMTPAGLKAFELRKEEKSAIYSHEKELATLDPEFEKQFKANKKAWEFFNNQAPSYKKVMLHWIMRAKQEKTRLSRLEKTIRESESGKRVLL from the coding sequence ATGTCAGCAACATTCTTCCCAACACCACAGGATTTCCGAAACTGGCTTGAGAAAAACCATCAAAACAAAAAAGAACTTCTCGTTGGATTTTTCAAGGTCGGAACAAAAAAACCTTCTATGACCTGGTCTGAATCTGTGGATCAGGCATTGTGTTTTGGCTGGATTGACGGGGTTAGAAAATCGATTGACAATGAAAGTTACAGCATCCGTTTCACTCCCCGAAAACCTACAAGTATTTGGAGTGCTATTAATATTAAAAAAATGGATGATCTCACGAAAGCTGGCTTAATGACTCCTGCTGGTTTGAAAGCTTTTGAATTAAGAAAAGAAGAAAAATCTGCCATTTACTCTCACGAAAAAGAATTGGCAACCCTGGATCCTGAATTTGAAAAACAATTTAAAGCCAATAAAAAAGCCTGGGAATTTTTTAATAACCAGGCTCCGTCTTATAAAAAAGTAATGCTTCATTGGATTATGCGGGCAAAACAGGAGAAAACGAGGTTATCGAGATTGGAAAAGACAATCAGGGAAAGTGAATCGGGGAAAAGGGTTTTGTTATAA